The stretch of DNA CAACAAAGGTACAAGCCAGACACAGACAGCTTGCATCTcatgaaaaaagataaataaggTACAAAAACATCCATTATCTTCCTCCATCCACATGAACTCGATCCCTTCCCTCGTCCTTATAaattatgatcaatatatatatttaaagtttttgTCCAAATCTCAAGGCTTAAAAGCAAGAGAGATAAAGACGCGGACATGAAGTGGACCTAAAGTCCATGTCCGAAGCTAAATCTTTTCCTCGTCACCATGCAACAGCCCAATCCATTACTTCTTTATTTGTCATCGATCACTGTCTCATTATGTTCTCCTTAGGCTGGCTTTTGGTGCTTCCACAGCTATCATGGGAGACTGTGGGATGGGAGCACTAATCGCTAGGACTTGAACGGTGATCTCCTTGTTAGCTTCACTAGTCTTTTGCATTTCAAGAAAGTCAAAGTCATTCGCCTCAATGTCTTCCATCACTGTTGTCATCCGCCCAATATTCTCTCCACCAACCTTAACTGGTTCAGGAATTGCTTCAATGGCTTCCTTCTCTTTGTACTCCTTGTACTTTCCCCACAGAACCGAGTAAAGTCCTATTACGATTAATATTGCGCCAACAATactgaaaatgattttttcaaaaagggtaaaaaaaaaaaaaaaacagatcgTGAGATACTTCCCAAAATTCAGTGAAGTATGAGCTGAGTAAAGAAAATTACTTACCCTCCGAGGTACATCTTTTCAGCGAGGATGAAAGAGCCCATGATGGCAACAATGATCATCATCAGAGGGCTAAAAGCAGTAACAAAGACTGGCCCCCTCTTCTGCATGACCAACCCTTGTACATAGTATGCAATGCTTGATGACACTATACCCTGTTCGccaaaattacatttttcatcattactctacaaaactagagagagagagagagagagagagagagttacagcATAGGCAGCGGCTAGAAGATTCATATCCCAGCCAATGGTCCAAACAGAGGGCTTGCGCTCCATAACAAAAGTGACAGCTATAGACTGTAGTGTGCCTAAAAAGCACACAAGGGCTGTGAGTGAAAGCTGAGCTGAGTATCTCCTCATTGTGATTGCCTGTAAAACaagtcagattttttttttcattctctctcgttccaaaacacccaaattTCTACAGAAAGTTCTACTTTTAAGTACggaaaaagtaaaatcaaaCGACAAAAATCATGATCGTGTCTTTACCTGAACGATGAAGAAAGAAGCCCAGGCAAAGGTAGCAATGATGAGGAGAATGGAACCCTTA from Juglans regia cultivar Chandler chromosome 4, Walnut 2.0, whole genome shotgun sequence encodes:
- the LOC109021862 gene encoding WAT1-related protein At5g07050-like; amino-acid sequence: MEGQGCVGNFLQRCKPYIAMISLQFGYAGMNIITKVSLNRGMSHYVLVVYRHAFATAAIAPFALVLERKVRPKITFPIFMQIFVLGLLGPVIDQNFYYAGLKFTSPTFSCAMSNMLPAMTFVMAVFCRMEKLDMKKVRCQAKVVGTIVTVAGAMLMTLYKGHVINFVWSGHIHHPKSYAPANATGSTDKDWIKGSILLIIATFAWASFFIVQAITMRRYSAQLSLTALVCFLGTLQSIAVTFVMERKPSVWTIGWDMNLLAAAYAGIVSSSIAYYVQGLVMQKRGPVFVTAFSPLMMIIVAIMGSFILAEKMYLGGIVGAILIVIGLYSVLWGKYKEYKEKEAIEAIPEPVKVGGENIGRMTTVMEDIEANDFDFLEMQKTSEANKEITVQVLAISAPIPQSPMIAVEAPKASLRRT